The Pseudostreptobacillus hongkongensis DNA segment TTGAATTATCTCAAAGTTATGTTTTCTTCTGGGATAAATTTGAAAAATCTAATTATTTCTTAGATAATATAATTAAAACACGTAATGAAGAAATAGATTCTAGAATAGTTAGACATTTATTACAAACACCTCAACAAGATGGTGGACAATGGGATATGTTAGTTTCTGTAATTAAAAAATATGGGGTAGTTCCTAAATCTGTTCAAGGTGAAGTATTCCATAGTTCAAGTTCAGCTATGCTTAATAACCTATTAAACAAAAAATTAAGATTAGGGGCTCAAAAATTACGTGAGGCTAATAATATGTCAGAAGATCAATTAATTGAGCTTAAAGACAAAATTATGGACGAAATTTACGCATTCTTATGTGTAATGTTAGGAGTACCTCAAGAAGTTGTTGATTTTGAATATTATGATAAAGATAAAAAATTCCATAGAGATTTAGGATTAACTCCTGTAGAATTCTTTAATAAGTATGTTAATATGAATCTTGATGACTATATTAGCATAATAAACGCACCAACAGATGATAAACCATACTATAGAACTTTCACAGTTGATTTTTTAGGAAATGTTACTGGTAATGAAGTTAAATATTTAAATCTTCCTATGGATGAATTTAAAAACTTGGCAATAGAACAAATTAAACAAGGAGAAACTGTTTGGTTCGGTTGTGATGTAGGTCAAATTTCAGATAGATTAGGTGGAATGATGGATTTAGATGTGTTTGAATATGAGCAATCATTTGGATTTGATATATTACAAGATAAAAAGAATTCTCTAGATTATTCTGAAAGT contains these protein-coding regions:
- a CDS encoding aminopeptidase C, translating into MKNTDMTKEKIVKMKENYEGRNLRVLQNAVLKNGINNAVVNNEVYNRTHHVFSENIETGKVTYQKQSGRCWIFAALNTFRHKMNKEYNLENFELSQSYVFFWDKFEKSNYFLDNIIKTRNEEIDSRIVRHLLQTPQQDGGQWDMLVSVIKKYGVVPKSVQGEVFHSSSSAMLNNLLNKKLRLGAQKLREANNMSEDQLIELKDKIMDEIYAFLCVMLGVPQEVVDFEYYDKDKKFHRDLGLTPVEFFNKYVNMNLDDYISIINAPTDDKPYYRTFTVDFLGNVTGNEVKYLNLPMDEFKNLAIEQIKQGETVWFGCDVGQISDRLGGMMDLDVFEYEQSFGFDILQDKKNSLDYSESLMTHAMVLSGVNLDENGKSNRWKVENSWGEEPGNKGYFVMSDAWMDRFTYQIVVNKKYLTEKQKEALKQDPIRLKPWDPMGSLAK